The Methanomassiliicoccus luminyensis B10 sequence CTGCACCGCCCTGGACATGGACTCGGTGAAGATGGATCCGTCGGAGGGCGACATCCTCAAGAAGTACGCCCACGAGATCTCGCGGATGAGCTTGATGCACATTCCCGAGGGAGCGAAGACCATCGAGGACTTCAGCCGCCAGGACCAGGAGACCATCCGCCGGCTGGACGCCATCTTCTGGGAGGAGCTCACCGATATGTCCACCTACCAGTTCGTGCTGGAGGTGAACCCCGTGGGAGGGGAGGAGAAGGCCTCGGCGGTCCTGGACATAAGGAGGCGCACGGGCATCGGCCTCGAGGACACCATGTACGTCGGGGATTCGATCACCGACGTACAGGCGTTCCAGCTGGTGCGCGAGGGCGGCGGGCTGTCGGTGTCGTTCAACGGCAACGAGTACGCACTGAGGGAGGCGGAGGTCGCGGTCATATCCGACAACACCGTGGTCACCTCGGTGCTGGCCGAGACGTTCCACAAGGCCGGCATGGAGGGGATCAACAACCTCGTGGACGACTGGAGCATGAGCAGCCTCAAGCGCGCCGGCGTGGCCAACGAGTACCTTTTGAAGGAGTTCGAGAAGGTGTTCCCGCACAACCTGCCCACGGTGGCGCGGGTCACCCCGAAGAACATGAAAAGTTTGGTCCGCCAGAGCATGGCGCTCCGGCGCTCGGTGAGGGGCGAGGTCGTGGGCACCCTGGGCTGATCAGGACGCATCCTCCACGGCCTTCCCCATCACCTCGGCCAGCTTGTTCCATTCGTCTTCCCTGACCTCCGGGAACACGAAGCTGGCGCAGCTCCCGCACTTGCCAAGCTCGCGGCCCACCACGTCGTCGAGGACCACGGACACTCTTGGCCCCATCCCGGCCCGTTTCATCAGGATCTCGGAGCACTTGTTTCGGCAGCCGTTCACCGCCACGGTGTGCGCGGCCTCCACTCCGCTCATCTCCAGGATGATCGGCGACGCCGCCACCGTGCACGCCGAGAACTGCAGGGTGCGGTCGAAGTACTTCTTGGAGTACTTCTCCACCGCCTTCTCGATTATCGCGGCCCTCTCCCCGTTGGCGCCGCATACGACGACCGCGACCCTCACGGCCCCACCTCCTTCAGGGCGGCCAGGATGCGCTCCTCCGCATCGGCCACGGCCTTGTCGTCCACCGCCGCAATCTTCTCCATGACCACCAGCTGGGACGGCGAGACGCCGGCCTGCAGCAGCGTCTGCATGCCGCAGCAGGCCTCGCAGCCCTCCACCGCGATGGTCCTGGCGGGGTCAAGGTCCTTCAGCTCCTCGATGTACTTGGAAAGGCCGGCCCCCGCCGGGCAGGGGGTGATGACCAGAATGTCGGCCCTCTCGGAGACTTTGCGCAGGGCCTTTCGCACCATCCGGGCGGACGGGGAGAAGCCGGCGCACATGACCACGTTCACCCCGGTCATGAGCTGGCCTCGAAGAACAGGCGGGGCTTGCCCACCGCTGTGACGGTCAGATTGATCTCGATCAGTACGTTGCCGCCCCAGCCCTTGTCCAGCTTCGCTTCCTTCCGGTGGTTGTCCACCAGGATCTCCACGGTATCGGCGCCGGCGGCGATGGCCTTCTCGCGCACTAGGCGGGCGCCTTCGGTGCGGGCGTAGGAAAGTGCTTCCTCCAGGGTCTCGAACTCCTTCTTCTCCTGCATCCAGTACAGGATGCAGGGCGGGTTGTCCATGGTGCCCAGGCCCCGGTTGGGCTTGATGAGCATCTCCAGGGACTCCATGACGTTGCCGGACACGGCCCCCGCGGCGTTCCCTATCTCGGAGTGCTCCGGCAGCACCAGTTCGGTGTGGAACTTTTCCGCCACCCCCGGGAGGTACGCGCCGACCGGCGCGCCGATGCCGATGATGGGCTTGTTCAGCTCGAGCTTGCAGGCGAAGTCCTTGCGGCCGGTCCCCCGGACCATGTTGTCGACCAGCGAGGTGGCGACGTCGCACATCTTGGCCTCCCCCACCTCCTCATGGATGAGCTTCTTGAGGACCTCCATGGTGATCTTCTCGATGACCGCGGTCTTGGCGACCTGGATGAACTCAGGGACCTCCATCTCCGCGTTGGCCGCCAGGAACTCCACCCCGATCTTGGACGCCTCCGCATCGTACTCGACGTAGGAGCCCTCGGCGTGCAGGATGTCGGTGGGGGTGAGCCCGATACGCAGCACCGATCCCATGGCCTCCAGCTTGCGCAGGTTGAGCGAGAGGGGGTGGACCCTCATGATCTCGGCGATCTCGTACAGGGAGCGCGGCTCGGCCTTGACGATGTCAAGTATCCGCTCCGTTTCCGGCCCGACATCGGTCCCGGACACGTTCTTGCAGAAGACGAAGAACTCGGTGGGCTGGGGAACGGAATCGGGGTCCATGTACGCGGGGACCCACCGGGCCCGGGAACCCTTCAGCGACTGCAGCTTGGACAGCAGGCCGGGATAGGAGGAAGAGGCTATGCACAGCGGTATCACCCTCAGCGCGCTGAGGTGGACCTTGCCCCCGAGGATCACGATGCGGGAGTCGCCCCCGATGCCGGAGGTGAACACGTCCACCGCCTTCACCCTGGTGCGCCAGCCGCCCAGTACCGCTCCCTCGGGGTCCAGGCGGGGCCGGCCCCCTCTGAGTATGCCGATGTCGGTGGTAGTGCCCCCCACGTCCACGATGATGGCGTCGTCCAGCTTGGTCAGCGCCTTCGCTCCTATGATGGAGGCGGCGGGGCCGGATATGATGGTCTCCACCGGCCGCTCCTTCGCCACCGACTCGTCCATGAGGGAGCCGTCGCCCTTGACGATCATGAGAGGGGCGTTGATGCCCAGCCGCTCCTGGACCCTCTTGATGGAAGCGATGAGGTCGGCGATGACCGGTATCAGCCGGGCGTTGAGCACCGCGGTGATGGTGCGCTCGTTGAACCCGAGCGCGGACGACAGCTCATGCCCGCAGACCACCGGGCAAGAGGTCAGGGACTGTATCAGCTGCTTCAAGGCCACCTCATGCTCGGGGTTGCGGACGCTCAGGTAGCTGGACACCGCGAAGGCGTCCACCTTTCCGGACACCTTGAGAATGAACTCCCTGGCGGCGTTGAGGTCCAGCGCCTCCACCATGTTCCCCTGCAGGTTGTGCCCGCCCCTGATCCGCACGCTCTCGTCCACCGGGATGCGGGACTCCACATCATGGCCGGCCACTATGAGGCCGACCCGGCACCCCTTGCCCTCCACCACCGAGTTGGTGGCCAGGGTGGAGGACACCGCCAGCAGGCGGATGTTGGGGAACAGCGAGTGGTCCAGCCGCTCAATGGCGTTCCCGATCCCCTCGGCCAGGTCGCCCCGGGTGGTCAGTGCCTTGGCCTTGCTGAGGACCCTGCCGCCGTTGTCGATGGTAAGGATCGCGGCGTCGGTGTACGTGCCGCCGGTGTCTATCCCCAGTCCCAGGTTCATTGCTCCGTCGATGTCCGCATTCATCAATGCACTCTCCGTTGCTTGCTGCTTGTTGGCTAGTTCAAAAGAATCAGGGTTTCAGCGATGCCTCTTCCTTCCGAGCTGTTCGTTGTACTGGCTCTCGATATTGGACTGGTGCACCGCCACCGACCGCGCCGTGTACTTGTTGTTGCCCACGTGAGGCATCTCGTTGAGGTAGAACTCGTGGTCGCACTTGGCGCACCGGGCCTTAGGACAGTTCTGGGTGGCCATGGGGCACCCCTTGCAGGCCACCGTCCTCGAGTAGGTCAGGGAGAACATGAAGCCGCACTGGGGGCAGCTCACCTTGCGGATGGATGCGAGGGTGTTCCAGCTGAACCCTTTTTCTCGCATCGCCATCGCGTAGGCCGGGTCGATGTGAACGCTCCTGACGCTCCTCCCTTCCTCCTCGTTGCCGCTCATGTCCTCACTTCTTGTGGTGGGCGATGCCCTTCTCGGTCTCGTAATAGTCCTTGATAACGCGATACTCCAGGCCGTGCTGCTTGAACACCTTCTCGATACCCAGCAGGGACTGTTCCCTGACCTCGGGGTCCCAGATGCCGTGAACGATGACGTGCAGGGTCAGCTCGGCGTCCTGGAAGTTGGCGTCCTCCCCGAAATCGTTGGTGACGTTGGACCTCTTGCCGAGGTCTATGAGGCTGGCCGAAAGCGCGCCGTTCTTGGCCTTCAGGAATGCCTTCACATGTCCCACCAGGTCGGCGCCGTGGTCGAAACAGTTCTTGGTGATCTGGTACAGCATCTCGTCGATCACCGCCGCGGCGGCCTCGCGGTGCATCGGCTCGGGCGCGTGCACCGACAGCTGGGTGGCGAACTTTCCAAGCTCGTCGGCCTCGCGGTGCATCGCCAGGTGAATGTCCTCATCCATCTCTCCCATTCTCATCCTCCTCCGTACTGCTGCCGGAGCAGCTCCTTCTCCACCGCCTCATCGTACCTCGACGAGGTCCGGTTGGCTATGATGTCGGCGACCTCCTTTACTCCCTGGCCCTTATGGGTGGAGATGCGCATTATCTCGCACTTGGGGTTGATCTGCTTCACCAGGTCCTCGGACTTCCTGATGCGGCCCTCGTCGGACGCATCCACCTTGTTGATGAGGCAGATGTCCGCCTCCCTGATCTGGGTGACCACCAGGCGGCGGACCGTCCCCAGCAGGGTGTCGATCCTGGTGGAGTCCACCAGGGTGAGGACGGGAGCGTGCTCGATGGTGACCGGCACCTCCTCCTCGGCATACTCCGCGGCCCTCTTCAGACCCCAGGGGATGGCGACCCCGGAAGGCTCCACGATGACGATGTCCGGGTCGAACTTGGAGTACAATAAGGCCAGGGTGTTGGCGAAGTTCCCGGCGATCTCGCAACATATGCAGCCTCCGGACAGTTCCTTGGCCTTGAGCCCGTAGGACTCCACTATCTTGAAGTCCACATTGATCTCGCCGACGTCATTCACGACGATGGCGACCCTCTTTCCCCGGTTGACCAATTCCTTGGCGACCTCGATGAGCAAAGTGGTCTTGCCACTTCCCAAAAAACCTGCGATCTGAGCTATCTTCATTCTGCCACCTGGAGACGTATGCCCTGGACGGTATAATAATAATCGCAACTGGCGTGCGCCGTTCGAACGGCGCGCTGACATGGCGGTGTGATCATGATGTTCAACTTCATGGAAAGGGACCGTGCCCTGGCTATCTCATCCTAGGCCCCGCTCCAGACCCTCATGGGCCCCGCCCGGCGCGGCCTGGAACGGGCTTGCCGGGAAGGGCGGGAAAGGGTTTGGTGGAGCGAGCCTTCTTCCACTCTTTTCATCCTCACTGTACCTGACCGAACTGCTTGGTGGTGTCCACGACCGCCTTGATGTTCTCCATCTTGGTGGAGACGGACGGCGGGACCTCGCAGCCGGAGGCGACGCAGTAGCGGGAGTTGTGCCCCCTCTCCTTCAGCGCCGCGGATACCTCGCTCAGCAGGTTCTTGGTGACCGTCTCGATCTTGTCCTGCTTCCACCTCACGAAGCCCTGGGGGTCGATGTTCCCGGCCAGGAGGGTGTTGTCGGCGTACCCGTTCAGTATGGACTCCTTGGCGGTGGGGCTGCCCGGCACCAGGGGGTAGTAGGCCATGGAGTAGATGGCCGGCTTCCATGCCTTCACCTGGGTGTCCAGGTGCGGCAGGTCAGCGCAGTTGTGGATGCAGAACGCCATGCCCTCCTTGGAGGTCAGCTCGTTCAGGCAACCCGCGTACTTCTTCTGTCCCTCGAACTCCTCGTATTCGGGATCGCCAAGGCATGAGTAGGAGCCCCACAGGTAGTCCCACACCAGGCCGGCGCACTTGGTCTGGGCGAACCCCTTGACCATGGCCTTGTCGTAATCGGTGATGGTGGCCAGGGCCTTGTGCACCGCAGCCCTGGACGAGTCGTTGTCGTACATGTCCTTGAACACGAACTCGGCCCCGCGGGACTGCGTCAGAGCGAGCAGCGGTCCCTCCAGGAAGCCGGCGGTGATGACCTCCTTGCCCAGCGCGTCGACGACCAGCTTGGTCCCCTCAAGGAGGGTGGCGCTGCGGCTCTTGGGGTCGGTAATGTCCGGGACCTCCAGATTCTCGTAGCCCTCCACATCCTTGATGACCGGTTCGTCCACGAAGGGTGTGTTCTGCTCGTCCATGCGGATGTGGCTGCCGAGGTCGCCTGCCATCACCGACAGGTCCATCAGCATGATGGCGAAATCGAAGTCGAAGTACTTCTGGCCAGCGATGAACGCGCTGGCGAACTTCTTGGGGTCGGTCGCCCAGTCATGATAGGTGATCCCCGCCCCGTTGTTGAGCAGCTTCCTGCACACGCCGCAGGCGATTGGGTAGGCGGTCAGGCGGTCCACCGGCTGGTCCTGCAGAGCACCCATCGCACGATCTATGTGACTCATCTTATCGGACATTTCTCATCCCTCCTCACACCACGGCCTTGACCTTGGCCACGGCCTCCTGTGCGTTCACGGCGTGCAGGTCCGCGCCTATCTCCTTGGCGAAATCCATGGAGGTGGGGGCCCCGCCGATGATGATGGTGACGCCCTTGCGGGCGCCCTCCTCGACGAGCGCGTCCACGGACGACTTCATGCTGTCCATGGTCGGGGTCATGAGGGTGCTCATGGCCATTACCTGGGCGTTGCTGCTCTTCACGGCCTCCACGAAGGACTCGGCGGACTGGTCCTTGCCGATGTCGTGGACGTTGAATCCCGCGGCAGTGAACATGGTCTTGACGATGTTCTTTCCGATGTCGTGGACATCGCCCTCCACCACGCCTATGACCATGTTGACCCTCTTGGCAGCCGCCTCCTTAGGCATATGGGGCAGCAGTACGTCAAGCGCCGCGTACATGGAGTCGGCGGCCAGAAGAACCTGGGGCAGGAACATCTGGCGCGCGGCGTACTTCTCGCCGACCACCATCATGCCCCGGATCAGACCGGCATCGATGGCGTCGAGCGCATTGATGCCGCTGTCGATGGCCTCCTGAGCATACTTTCTGGACTCATCCTTCTTACCCCTTAGCACCGCGCTCTCCAGCGCGCTCAAAATCTGCTCCTTGTCGCTCATGTACTCACATTCCCTAACTCGACCTGATTCCCCCGCGGCAACCGGCAAATCATCCGTCGCCTTTTCGAAAAGTCCGGATAATAGGATAATATACTATCTCACGGAAATAGTCCGAAATGATTTGCGTCTATCCGACGTTCACAATTGTTGCTATTTTTTAATTAAGGAAATCATAATTGTTGGCCTTTCATCTTTATTATTGTTAAGAAGTTCTGTAAAATAATTAGAAATTTTATATACTATGTATGTGAATGTAATTAGTCACAATAGTTAAGTCATCCGGTGAAGCGCATCCTCGCGGCCCTTGACGATGTTCCTTGCTCCCCAGCTGTCCTCGCCCTAAGTGATCTTCGCAAGCCCGATGGTCTGCCTGATCTGGTTGACCTCCAGCACCTCATCGTCGCTCACCAGGGCGAAGCCGGCGAAGTCGCCGATTATCTCCACCTTGAGCACCAGGTCCGGAGATTCGAGATCGACCGTTCCGGCATCTATCGGATCGGTCAGCGTCTTGATGAGATCGAGCACCGAACCCTCCTGGTGGTATCGGCGCTTTTCCAGCTCCATCTTCCAGGTCCGGCCCTTCCCGATCCTGGACCCGAACTCCCTGGCCGCGCCGATCATGGCGGGAATGTCGGAGCTGACCCACTCCTCCACGGGGGTCCAGTGATAGGTGTAGCGGAACATCTCCGGGAACCTGAAAGCAAACCCGCGGAGCCGCTTCACCGCCTCCTTGCCATCGCCGGCCACCCGCACCAGCAGCAGGCCGGGAACGCTGGACTCCATGAGGTCCTCGAGGACCAGCCCCGAATCGTTTATGCGCTTGGCCACCTCCTCCTCGGCCCTGGCCTTCTCGTTGTGATGGAACGTCACAAGGATATTGTAGTCCTGCATTTCGGCCCCCGTTCTACTTGGCCAGTCGCACCTATTAATCCTATCGGGCTCCGGAGGCGGAGACGTTCACCGCAGGTCGAAGGCCACGAACCTGTAGACCAGGGCCCCCACCGCGATGACGATCGCCGAGACCGCGACGACCAGCCAGTCGAACTGGGTCAGCAGGAGGAGGGAGGTGACCGCGCCCGCCAAGGCCGCAGGGGCCGCGCTGCGCTTCATCTTGAACCCCTTCCGGATGAACTGCAGCACCGCCAGGTTGACAGCCAGGAACACCAGGAATATGGTGAAGTTGGCGATGTTGGCGGTGAACTCGATGTCCCCGATGAAGCAGAATATTATCGCGCCCACCATGGTCAGGAAGATGGCGAGCCTCGGCGTACCCCTCTCGGGGTGAAGGGTGGCCAGCGCCTTGGGGAGGACCGATTCCACGGACATCCCGTAGGCTATGCGGGAAGTGGCGATCAGTATTATGAGCACGGTGTTGGTGGTGGAGAACAGCGCGATCCCGGTCAGGAGAGCGGCGGACTCGGCGCCCTGGGCCCTCATGGCCACGTCCGCCAGCGGCGACGGGGAGGTGGCCAGCTCGCCGTACGGCATTATGCTGACCACGGATATGGCCGCCAGGATGTAGAGCACGGTGGATATGGCCAGGGACAGGATGAGCGCCCGGGGGATGGTCTTGGTGGGGTCCTTGGTCTCCTCCCCGATCTTCACCAGCCCCTCGAACCCTATGAACGCGAAGAAGATTATGCCCACCGCCCCGATGATGCCGGAGAAGCCGGTGGGCGATTCGAGATAGTCCACGCTCCCGAAGAAGTTCGCTCCCAGCACGATCATTATTACTATGCCGGCCAGCTCGATGAGGGTCATGACGACGGTGAGCGCTATGGACTCCTTGATCCCGCGATAGTTGACCAGGGAGAGCGCCGCTATCAGGGCTGCGGCCGCCAGCTCCCGGGGCACCGGCACCAGCGCGGACAGGTAGCCGCCGAAGCCCAGGGCGACGGCGGAGGCCGATATCAGGCCGGACAGCATGACCAGCCAGCCCACGATGAAGGCGCCGAAGCGCGACTTGAAGGCCTCCTCGACGTACACATACTCGGCGCCGCTCACCGGGAACAGCGCGGAGAGGCGGGCGTAGCTCAGGCCGGTGAAGGCGGCGATCGCGCCGGCGATGGCAAAGGCCAGCCATACCTCGTTCCCGGCGCGCCCGGCGGCGACCCCGATGAGCGCATAGATGCCCGCGCCCACGATGGTGCCCACCCCATAGGCCACCGCCCCGAACAAACCGATCTCGCGCTTGAGCTCGCCGGCCATTGTATCAGCTCTAAATCGGCTCGCTGATATAATAAGGTGGACGCCCCGCGCGGATTTATTAGGCCGGGCCATCCTCTGCATCATCATGGAGGAGGCGGGGCCGACCGCGACGAGCACGTGGTGGCAGAGGGCGGTGTCGAAGGAGGCGGACCGGGAGCGCCTGGGTGCGGGGGAGAGAGGAGGCAACCTGATCGGCGCGGCATTCATTGCCGCGTTCGTCCTGGTGGTGCGCTATCTCCAGGACGGGCTCCTCGACGGGTTCTTCACTTCGGGGTTCGGGGCGGCGGAGCAGGCGGCCTTTTACGGCTCCATGCTTTTCGGGACAGTCCCCAACCTGGCCAGGGCGCTGACGGGAAGGAGGAACATCGGCCGCCTCGTGGAGGTCCTCAGCGCGGCGGTGTCCGTGGCGTCATGGTCCTATCTTCTGACGGTCTTCCCGTTCGACTTTGGCCAGCTGGTAGCTCTTCTGCCCGCCGGCATCCAAGGGTCGTTCGGCGGGGCGGTAAATGGCTTGTTCCGGCTGCTCATCGTGATCGGTATGGTCATCTCCATCCTGGGGGCGGCGTATGCCGTGGTGATGTACTTCTATGTATGGCAGGAGCTGAGGGGGCGCGGCCTCCGCCGTTGAGCGCGGGGACGCATCACACGAGAGCCAGATACACCACGAAGCCCAGCACGATGGACAGGAAGAACATGCCGAAGGTGGATGGTGGAAACGGCCATGATGATATTATTCCGGTTGAGGAGATTTAACCTTGCGCATCATCTACAGCAGTCCGGGCCGCAGGTCGCCTCCTTGCCGGTGAGGGCCGCTTTTATCATCGCCGCGGCGCAGCCGACCCCCGACTCCACGCCGATCGCTCCGGCGGGGCAGTTCATCTGGCAGCCCCCGCACTCCATGCACCTTTCCGGCGCGGCGAGCCTGGCCCTTTTCTCCCCGGCCTCAAAGACCCCGTGGGGGCAGACCTCGGAGCAGCGGCCGCAGTTGACGCACCTTCCAGGCAGGTAGCGCAGAGTGTTCAAGGAGTTCTGGACGATGTCCTCTACGAAGACCATCGGTATTTCCTGACTCTGATGATCCATAGCAACCTCGGGTTCAGATTCTTGATTCATAAATGCAATAATTGATTTTATAGTCAATCATTAAATATCTCGCTTGCCATCAGTACCACCCCATCGAGCTTCCCGCCGAGACCGCCAGCGCAACAACGCCCACTATGGCCATCGCCGCCATCTTGGGGACCCACCGGAAAATCTCCTTCTTGACCCCGGTGCGCGAGGTGTAGGTGGAGCACCCAGTGAAGTTCAGGGCGAAGTAGGCCACCACCGGGGAGACCAGCAGGATCATGGACACGGCGTACAGGACGAGGACCCACCCCGCCTCCCCGCCGGCGGCCACGGACCACAGGGCGAAGGGGACGGCCAGGACGGCCCCGAGAACGAGGCCCTTGGAGGAGAAGTCCCGGGTGGGCAGCCAGGGCAGGAGGATGGGGAAGAGGGCGGTGCCTCCGAGGACCGCGGTTATGGCGATCAGGGCAGGTAACGGGCCTCCGATCAGGAACAGCAGGACCGCCACCACTATCAGGTACGGCGCCGCGGTCTTGATCTCCACCGGGATGAGGACGGCCCGGTCCCTCAGGGGGAACGTGACCCTCCGCATCTCCGGGGTGGCCTTTCCCAACCGCAGGTACTCGGGGATGTCCGCCGCCCTCACCGGACCGAACTCGACCTTGAAGCCGGTGCGCTTTCTGACCTCATGACCCGCTACGCCGGGGGCTCCCAGCTGCGGCAGGATCAGGGTGCGGTGCTCCACCACTCCCGCCAGGCCGGTGTCCTCGATCCTGCGCACCAGCTCCTCGGTGCCGAAGGTCCCCTTGCCCGCGGCGCACCATACATTGACGCCCTTGGTATCCAGGACCAGGATGTACCCGTCGATCCCTTTCAGGGCGGTTCGCAGCGCGTCGAAGCTCAGCGAATAATTGGCCGACACGAACACCGGAGAACCGGCATTGGGGGCCCCGAGGCGGTACAGGCCCGGCTCCACCCGGTGGTCCATGCGGCGGTACCCCAGGCGGGCCTGGAGGTGCTCCCGGCGGTCACGCCCAGTGAGCTCCGAGGTCGTGGTGAAGAGGTCCATCGACGCCGCGCCTCACCTGTCCGTTCCCGCTTCGTCGAGAAGCGGGCCCAGCCTGTCGCGGACGGTCTCCATCAGCATATCGGTCTTGAACAGGTAGATGCAGCACACCTTGCCGTCCCGCTCTCTCGTGACCACGGCGAGCTTGTCCCCTGCCTTGAGGCCGGCCTTGTCCCGTATCTCCTTGGGGAGCACCATCTGCCCCCGCTCGTCCATGCTCATGATCGATTCTACCTTCAGCGACCCCGCCTCGGCGGCGGAGCAGCAATCATCGTTCTTGGCGGCCTTGACCATGATATCTCCTCGCCATGCAAGGGCGGGCCCGCTATATATAAAATTCTGATTTTTCTGATTTCGCTGATGATTCAGCGGAATGGCCGATGCGCCTCCGGGCACGGATGGCACAATAGCATGGATGAACTCGGCGCGGCCGGCCTGCAGGCCCATATTCTGCAATTCCGGGATTTGCCTCGTTCCAAGCTCACGAGGCCCCAATATTTCAGAATAAGCGGCCCCGCCGGGTCCGGGATCTGGGGGAAACATCTTGGGACACCGGGCTCACTCCGAGACCTTTTGCCTATTCATGGATGACGATGTTCTCGCTGCTGACCGCGGTGTGCCCGTTGCCGTTCTTCCGGCCCTCGGCCTTGGCCCGCAGGCATGCGTCCACCAGGGGGCGCAGCTCCGCCGAGGAGAGGTTCACGATACCTTTGGCGAAGGTGCCGATGCGGACCACGTCGCCCTTCTTGAACTTGCCTTCCACCGACAGAATACCGCACGGGAGGAGTGAATTCCCGGAACGCAGCGCCCTCTCCGCGCCCTCGTCCACCTCGATCTTCCCGAGGGGGCAGGCGAATAGTATCCAGCGCTCCTTGTTGGTGTACTGCGACCTCGCGGTGAACAGCGTGCCGATCTCTTCCCCGTCCGCCACCCTGACGATGACGTTCTCGAGCCTTCCGTTGGCGATGACCATGTTGCAGCCTGACTCCATGGCGATCTTGGCCGCATTGATCTTGGTGCGCATTCCCCCGGTGGAGCGCTCGTTCTTCCTACTCCCGGCGATGCGCTCGATGTCCTTGGTGATCTCGTCCACGGTGGGGATGAGCCTGGCGTCCTTGTCCGCCTCGGGGTTGCGGTCGTACAGGCCGTCCACGTCGGTGAGCAGTATCAGCAGGTCGGCGTCCATCTTGCTCGCCACCAGGGCGGAGAGCTTGTCGTTGTCGCCGAAGATGTCCTCTATCTCATCGGTGGCGATGACGTCGTTCTCGTTGACCACGGGGATGGCGCCCAGGCAGAACATCGAATCGATGGCCTTCCTCAGGTTCAGGTAGCGGTCCCGCTTGGAGAACGCCCCATAGGTCAGGAGCACCTGGCCCACGCTCTTGCCGTGGTCCCGGAAGGCGTCCCTCCAGGCCATCATGAGGAGGGCCTGCCCCACCGCGGCGCAGGCCTGCTTCATGGAGATGTCCTTCTGCCGGCCGTCCAGACCCAGCTCGGAGGAGCCGGAGCCGATGGCGCCGGACGTCACGACGATGCTCTGGACGCCTTTCCTCTCCAGCTCCACGACCTGCCTCGCCACGTCCTCGATGTAGGCGCGGTCCACGGTGCCATCGCTCTTGCAGATGGTGTTGGTGCCGATCTTGACCACGACGCGCTTGGCCTTGAGGTCCCTCATGCGATCTTCCCATGGGTGAACTTGCGGGCGTCCTTTCCGCTGTACTCCGCCACCGTCTGACCGGTACCGCGAAGCTTGTACTTGTAAATGACCAGGCCTTCCAGCCCCACCGGCCCGCGGGCGTGGGTCTTGTTGGTCGATATGCCCACCTCCGCGCCGAGGCCG is a genomic window containing:
- a CDS encoding HAD hydrolase family protein — protein: MDFDGLEDTLAGGWRQFISNGEGPITKNDNAFELCSEFIENGDEFFKIVSKYDDILSDVFQRPNYKAGDTLKLVLPFLRACGVTDSNMLEFSRKNILTVPGAKKTMRFVQEFMTPFIVATSYEHYITAVCDAIGFPLENTYCTALDMDSVKMDPSEGDILKKYAHEISRMSLMHIPEGAKTIEDFSRQDQETIRRLDAIFWEELTDMSTYQFVLEVNPVGGEEKASAVLDIRRRTGIGLEDTMYVGDSITDVQAFQLVREGGGLSVSFNGNEYALREAEVAVISDNTVVTSVLAETFHKAGMEGINNLVDDWSMSSLKRAGVANEYLLKEFEKVFPHNLPTVARVTPKNMKSLVRQSMALRRSVRGEVVGTLG
- a CDS encoding putative zinc-binding protein; the protein is MRVAVVVCGANGERAAIIEKAVEKYSKKYFDRTLQFSACTVAASPIILEMSGVEAAHTVAVNGCRNKCSEILMKRAGMGPRVSVVLDDVVGRELGKCGSCASFVFPEVREDEWNKLAEVMGKAVEDAS
- a CDS encoding putative zinc-binding protein — its product is MTGVNVVMCAGFSPSARMVRKALRKVSERADILVITPCPAGAGLSKYIEELKDLDPARTIAVEGCEACCGMQTLLQAGVSPSQLVVMEKIAAVDDKAVADAEERILAALKEVGP
- a CDS encoding hydantoinase/oxoprolinase family protein; protein product: MNADIDGAMNLGLGIDTGGTYTDAAILTIDNGGRVLSKAKALTTRGDLAEGIGNAIERLDHSLFPNIRLLAVSSTLATNSVVEGKGCRVGLIVAGHDVESRIPVDESVRIRGGHNLQGNMVEALDLNAAREFILKVSGKVDAFAVSSYLSVRNPEHEVALKQLIQSLTSCPVVCGHELSSALGFNERTITAVLNARLIPVIADLIASIKRVQERLGINAPLMIVKGDGSLMDESVAKERPVETIISGPAASIIGAKALTKLDDAIIVDVGGTTTDIGILRGGRPRLDPEGAVLGGWRTRVKAVDVFTSGIGGDSRIVILGGKVHLSALRVIPLCIASSSYPGLLSKLQSLKGSRARWVPAYMDPDSVPQPTEFFVFCKNVSGTDVGPETERILDIVKAEPRSLYEIAEIMRVHPLSLNLRKLEAMGSVLRIGLTPTDILHAEGSYVEYDAEASKIGVEFLAANAEMEVPEFIQVAKTAVIEKITMEVLKKLIHEEVGEAKMCDVATSLVDNMVRGTGRKDFACKLELNKPIIGIGAPVGAYLPGVAEKFHTELVLPEHSEIGNAAGAVSGNVMESLEMLIKPNRGLGTMDNPPCILYWMQEKKEFETLEEALSYARTEGARLVREKAIAAGADTVEILVDNHRKEAKLDKGWGGNVLIEINLTVTAVGKPRLFFEASS
- a CDS encoding GTP-binding protein, producing MKIAQIAGFLGSGKTTLLIEVAKELVNRGKRVAIVVNDVGEINVDFKIVESYGLKAKELSGGCICCEIAGNFANTLALLYSKFDPDIVIVEPSGVAIPWGLKRAAEYAEEEVPVTIEHAPVLTLVDSTRIDTLLGTVRRLVVTQIREADICLINKVDASDEGRIRKSEDLVKQINPKCEIMRISTHKGQGVKEVADIIANRTSSRYDEAVEKELLRQQYGGG
- a CDS encoding uroporphyrinogen decarboxylase family protein gives rise to the protein MSDKMSHIDRAMGALQDQPVDRLTAYPIACGVCRKLLNNGAGITYHDWATDPKKFASAFIAGQKYFDFDFAIMLMDLSVMAGDLGSHIRMDEQNTPFVDEPVIKDVEGYENLEVPDITDPKSRSATLLEGTKLVVDALGKEVITAGFLEGPLLALTQSRGAEFVFKDMYDNDSSRAAVHKALATITDYDKAMVKGFAQTKCAGLVWDYLWGSYSCLGDPEYEEFEGQKKYAGCLNELTSKEGMAFCIHNCADLPHLDTQVKAWKPAIYSMAYYPLVPGSPTAKESILNGYADNTLLAGNIDPQGFVRWKQDKIETVTKNLLSEVSAALKERGHNSRYCVASGCEVPPSVSTKMENIKAVVDTTKQFGQVQ
- a CDS encoding corrinoid protein, whose protein sequence is MSDKEQILSALESAVLRGKKDESRKYAQEAIDSGINALDAIDAGLIRGMMVVGEKYAARQMFLPQVLLAADSMYAALDVLLPHMPKEAAAKRVNMVIGVVEGDVHDIGKNIVKTMFTAAGFNVHDIGKDQSAESFVEAVKSSNAQVMAMSTLMTPTMDSMKSSVDALVEEGARKGVTIIIGGAPTSMDFAKEIGADLHAVNAQEAVAKVKAVV
- a CDS encoding THUMP domain-containing protein, which codes for MQDYNILVTFHHNEKARAEEEVAKRINDSGLVLEDLMESSVPGLLLVRVAGDGKEAVKRLRGFAFRFPEMFRYTYHWTPVEEWVSSDIPAMIGAAREFGSRIGKGRTWKMELEKRRYHQEGSVLDLIKTLTDPIDAGTVDLESPDLVLKVEIIGDFAGFALVSDDEVLEVNQIRQTIGLAKIT